TGCattcttattcttattaatattataaatttcaatttcaagtttatatgtagtttttataatttctgagatttcgtgaGTAATCAGTGAGTGTTATTTCgtatttgtaaatatagatagattacttataaattaaaatgcattaatAAGTTTTGAGACACTTTACATCAAGTGTAAGACAAgtctgtaaaataattattttcttatatttttagataCTTCTTCATAATCCAACAGAAACGCCGAACATAGCAAAGCTTGGGGAAGTTTATGGCCCCGGGATTGAGGCTCGTGTGTCGATACAACCGAGGATTCTAGACGCGCAACCATCTTTGAAATTCATTGATATCAATAAAAGACTTTGTCTATTCTCTAGTGAAAAGGAATTAGTCTTCTATAGGTAATTATCGTTGAAAGATAAAATCAAACTACTTCTATAATAGTGCTTATTTTCTACATGTCACCAGCGGCAATATCATCCAAAGACGAAATAATTCTATGAAAATTCTGTGAAATATATTCGTAGTCTCTATCAATTAACCACAACCCAGAATTTTCAAAGTCTACTGAAATtcctttatacaatattatagaagcatcacacttacttattaataatgccCCTAATATACGTGTTTTCCTAGTTTAGGGTTGTCATATCCTTTAGAATATAGAATCTAGTTCCTTAGCAacgtattaattgttatgtcattacaaatatatatatggaataaaaatgcgttataaaattacgaataattattttatttactaaaaacatattaaactgGCGACGAGGATGTCAAACaccgtaaaaaaatacaaaagattaaGAGCCTCCTTACGGGGTAATTTAACAAGAAcagaaaattacaaatttacaagaaaatattaCGGAAGAAGAAATAGATTCACGACTTTACACTTTACAAGAAAGCCTTCAAAGATTCCACGATGCACAAAGAGAAATTGAACTTGAAACGGAAGAAGATCAATTAGAAGAAGAAATACTATACAGGTACGAATTTGAAGAACTTTACACAAAATTGAAAGTGAAACTGTTACTTTTtcgtagatataataataatgaaatagaaaatagattggaaaatattgaaaatttaggaTCAGTTAAAAGTTATACCCGCAAAGAATGTGCACCAAAAATACCATTCCAACCATACCAAGACAAATAATCCTTTAAAAATTTTGCTAGGAGATTATCCGTATATttgttaatgaataatattaacgaTACGAGAATGAAGGTTTATACATTACAGTCCACACTTTCTCCAGAGTTACACGAAAAAGTATGTGACTTATGTTCACCTGAAGATCCTCTCGATAAATGCTATGAAgaccttattaaaatattacaagattaCATTGATCCAAAACCGAGCGTGTGGGCGATGcaacacaattttatttcacgTCTTCAATCACACAACGAGACGGTAACTATCTACGCATCAGAATTAAAAAGACTCTCATCTTACTGTGAATTTAACTGTCAAAACTGCAAAAAGAATATTTCAGAAAATTTTCTATCACTACAATTTATAAGAGGATTAAAAGATGGAGATATACGTATTAAGATATtacaagaaaaagaaaaattacaattttcagAACTAATACAAATCGCGGCGTCAATAGAAATGGGTAAGGTAGATAATGCCGCCATGACTAATATTCCAGGTCAAGAAAACAAcagaattgtaaacaaaataacaccTTCCAGAAATAACGTAACGTTAAACAAAACGAGTAAGAGAGATACATTAACAATTGAAGATTTAAAAGGAACCTGTTTCCGTTGCGGAAGAATAGGACATAGAGCTAACACGTGTCGTTCATTACATGATACTTGTTATAAATGCGGTAGAAAAGGTCACTTAGCTAAAGTATGTCTAAAAAGAAGAAATGAGGCCAATCAAATAGAGGAACagttaaataacaaaatggatGAAGACTTAGGTGAAATCAATATTATCAATGGTGAAATTGtggataaatatatgataacagtaaatatagaaaatagaaacataaaaatGGAATTTGATACGGGTGCTGCATTGTCTTCGATATCCTTAAACGACTATAAAAGGTTACAAATAAATaggaaaatttttaaaacagatataaaatCGAAAACTTATACAGGAGAAATTATTAAACCTATTGGAGTAGCATACGTTCGTTGTTACTATGATAATCAAAGATTTTAtggaaaattatacattattaacaaGAATGTTGATCCAATTTTCGGAAGAAGTTGGATGAAAGAGTTACAAGTAGACATCGCTAACTTACATTCAATAGATTGTACTGATCAGAGCCTTAAGTTAGACCAGTTATTAGAAGAATATTCTACATCTGTATTTGGATCGGATATTGAAAAAATACCAAATTTCCAAGCCCATCTCAATCTAAAACAAATGTAcaaccaattttcatcaaacctAGAAGAGTTCCATACGCCTTGAAATCAAAGATCGATAATGAAATAGAAAGACTTTGTGAACAAggcataataacaaaaatagatcATAGCGAATGGGGTACTCCTATTGTTCCCATAGTAAAACCAAACGGTAGTATTCGATTATGCGCGGActacaaaattacattaaataaggtCATAGAAGATGAAAAATACCCAATTCCAGTAATAGAAGACATATTTTCAGAGATGAACGGAGGTAAAATTTTTTGTACTCTAGATATTAGTCaagcttatttaaatatggaaatggATGAAGAGAGTACATTGTTACAAACGTTGAGTACACACAAAGGCATATACAAAGTAAACAGATTAATGTTTGGGGTAAAAGTTGCTCCAAATTTATGGCAAAAATTTatggataaaattttacaaggaTTGGAAGGAGTTAAATGTTTTTTCGACGACATTATAATTCAAGGTTCTTCAGAAGGAGAATTATTACAACGAGGGAGAATTATTATAATCTCAGAGTTAATAAAGagaaatgcaatttttttaagcaaAGTGTTTCATATTTAGGACACATCATGATAAGGATGGGTTACATAAAAGTatagaaaaagtaaaagtaattacaaGTACAGAACGTCCTTCTAATGTAAATGAGTTGAGAACTTTCATTGGCATgacaaattattacaataaatttataccaaatttagCTACTATTTCTAATCCATTAAATGAACTACTTAAGAAGGGAGTTCCATTTTGTTGGTCACGTTCTTGCGAAGAAtcctttaagaaaataaaagaagaaataataaacGAAAGATGTTTGATTCATTTTGATAAGAATAAACCGTTATTGTTAGCTACCGATGCATCACCTAGGGGCTTGGGTGCAGTTTTGTCACATAGACTACCAGATGGAACAGAGAGACCTATAGCTTTTGCATCAAGGACCTTATCATCAAGTGAAAGAAATTATAGTCAGATTGACAAGGAAGCTACAGCTATATTCTGgggtttaaaaaaattttttcattACTGCTACGgtcgaaattttattttagttacagaTCACAAACCTCTCACAACAATTTTCCATCCACAGAAAACCTTACCTACAATGAGTACTATGAGATTATTTCAATATGCTCACTTCTgttcttgtctgggtttgattACGAAAGCGAATACAGAAGTTCAGAAAGACATTCAAATGCTGATTATTTATCTAGATTTCCCGTCGAACAGAGCAATGAGAGTAAAAGAGACCAACACAGTATATATCAATTACAACAGTTAAGTACATTACAAATTAGCATAGAGAAAATTAAATCTGAAACAATTAATGACGAAGAATTACAACCGATATTACAAGCACTACAAACAGGTAAAAACCTAAGAAGTTTtggctacaataataatgagCTAACAATGCAAGATGGCTGCATACTTAAAGGTACACGAGTATTTATTCCAAAAGGTTTGAGAGATATTGTGTTAAACGAGTTACATACTGGACATATTGGTGtagttaaaatgaaattgttggCTCGAAGTTTTGTTTATTGGAGAAATATCGATAAagatatagaaaataaagttaaatcgtGTAGATCATGCAGACTACAATTGAACGAACCTAAAAAAGTTGAAATACACCATTGGGAAGAATCTACAGAACCATGGCAGCGAATACATATTGATTTTGCTGGACCAATTTATGGACATTACCTATTTGTTATCGTAGACTCATATTCTAAATGGGTTGAAATAATTCCTACGAAAACTATTACAAGTTCATGGtgcatacaaaaattaaaagatctttTCTCAACTTTTGGAGCTCCTAACATTTTAGTATCTGATAATGGCCGGCAATTTACATCAAATGGATTCAAAAACTTTCTTACTGAGCAACGAGTGTTACATAGGACTTCAGCTCCTTATCACCCAGCAACTAATGGACAAGCGGAACGATTCGttcaaacaataaaaagaaGATTAAAAACTATGGAACAGGAACGAGGAAccttaatagataaaataattacagtcaAGTGTTGCTTGCGACGAACCCCGGGGGTATGCGGGCGGAGTCCATACGAACTCATGTTTGGCAGAAATATAAGgacatatttacatacaatatttgaaaGAGATACGAATACTAGagtacaattaaaagaaaacataattttaaataaacaatttaaagagGGGAACAGAGTACAAGTTCGAGTAtacggtaaaaataaaaagtggaTTTTTGGAACAATTCAAAAGCGACTAGGAATATTACATTATCAAATAGTCACAGATGAAAACGAGATAATACGTCGACATGTCGACCAAATGCTTTCGGCACCTTTAATAGAACGTCAAATTGCGGCGGTGGGCTGTCATATCCTTTAGAATATAGAATCTAGTTCCTTAGCAacgtattaattgttatgtcattacaaatatatatatggaataaaaatgcgttataaaattacgaataattattttatttactaaaaacatattaaggGTTACAGGCCTCTGTGagatatgtattttgatataagaacaataaatatattttgaattgattttgataatgTATGTGTGAATTcattatcaaaatcaatcaatatgTTTTGAACATATCAAAATCACaactatgtaaaatttattaaatcaagcgtatataataaattaaaattaaattgtaattgatagtcaaattaaaaacttctaccggttcggaatagtTAACACCctaacctgagaagaaccagagAAATAAGCTCAGTGGatcttttttttgtcaaaatcgATAAATGACAATCAATtcagtattatataattcatttcttttaaatttgtagtGGCAAGACTAATGATTGGTTTGTTTCACAGAACTTACACACTGAGGAACTGCGAAATGGAATGTGAAGCTCGTATCATGCTGGATGTTTGTAAATGTGTGCTTTACTACATGCCGAGTACGTTACATTTtatgcattatatttttttgtgtaaactGAATACAAATAGAGACTACTTGTATACAATTTGATAAAGCATAATCAAAAACGCCATATTATGTGTACAGTTTCAGAaactaattaacaaaaatagatAACAAATTTCTTACTACAtcgatttcaaatataaaaaatccatAGATACCTAcccttacatttatttatgtatgttttggAGAATAAAAAGAAAGGTTTTCAAATGTTTTCCACCAGTGTGTCAATGCGGCATGTTGAAAACACTCGTGGCAAATTCCATTCGGCACATGAAAGTTTCACcgtcaaattaattagaaacacatggtagggttttgtacccgcctggataggtaccacccactcatcagatattctaccgctaaacaacagtacgcagtattgttgtgttccggtttgaagggtgagtgagccagtgtaactacaggcacaagggacatagcatcttagttcccaaggttggtggcgcattgacgatgtaaggaatagttaatatttcttactgcgtcattgtctatgggtgatggtaaccacttaccatcaggtggctcaaatgctcgtccgccaacctattccataaaaaaaaacgcatttaaAAATTGAGCGCAATTATTTACGTTGATATTTCACATGCTCTCATCGTTGAGCCATTTCGACTCTTAAGGGAAGATTACAAAAGCTAAAAATTAAACACGAGTCATCGACCGAGGTTTCCTATGAGCTCACTTCTCCATCTACCTCATGTGCCATCATCAGAATTAAGGATACATTTTCTTTTTGCGATAATTCATACATAAGCCTTTGTTACCCTTTTCATGATCTACAATTTAAGTGACATAAATTTGTCTAACTTAACGTTGTTCGGTGTTAAAATATCGAACaggaacataaataaatacaaattttaacaaaaagaaaagacCGACTTCAACGATatcactatttcaaaacaaattaatatacgctaaaaagtaaaaataataaataagtattcaaaTGACAATATTGATTaagagttctcctaagtaaaataaaataaaaatttaagactaCGTAAAAGTCGGTTTATGATTAGATAATGAAGTTAcaactattgttatatttggagtcggtgttagccaagaaaaccctacaatatatcCAGCAAAAATTaaacgagaatactttaagaaataattgataacctcctcctttttgaagtcggttaaaaaataaCGAGACACATCAAACATCGAAGTCTGTTAAAGaatgtcataaaattttaataaaaatttaacaactattttcagaaaataaaacaactcGTGTATGTGGCAAAGGAGACGCTAAATGTTACGGCAATATGAAGAAATATGTTCCCCgtggtaatatatttaatagtacaATACAAGTATTTACCAtgcatacacacatacacacgttATATCATAACTAAGAGCCAATCCACTTGCCGGTCATCCAAACCTAGAAGACATCACTCATTTCTCCGAAGTTGATTTGTCATTGGGAAGAGTAGTAATTCCTCATTCCAGTAGAAATCAAATTCTGTTCAATCAAATTGCATGTCCAATTTCACTTGTGTATGAGCATCTATTGCGTCTTTCGCGTGTTGGGCACGAATAACagagaatctgcattccgaaccctTGGTAGCTCCACTTAATACAGTCTATTAaacgatgattcaaaagtgcttgtataggtaagcctacttgaataaagtatattttgattagaaTCTGCAAGATGATCGAtttgtacaaatttattatttcacttaTAATCTTTGAAGAAGAAGGTGCGAAATAATTAACAGGAAAATACTGCAATACAATATATTGCACAATATAAATGTGCGGAAACACAGGTCTGCTCCCACTCTCTATTTCAAAATTCTCAATCTCTCATAATTCCCAAGTCCAAAAAGTGCAAATCGACAGAGTGAAGAACGATGTAACAGGCCAACTGctttatttccttaaaaaaaacatctgttcaggaataactttttattaatttcgtgtTTTCTTACGCCACTTTTGATAAACAAACAatcagacaaaaaataaataggcGTTGTTAACAGGGCGAGAAAGTGCTTGCGAGGAATGTCTGCCGGCATGCACGGAGATCTCTTACTTTGAGAGACCTAGCAGCGCGATGCTAAGCAAATTTCTCGTGGGCCACTACATCCAGAGCATTACCCTAGCGCAAAACAAAACGCCAGAATATTTCACGTacgtaataattacattttagtatattttacgaTACATACCCAGTTTGTTTATGACCAATACGTATAACAGTGTTAATATGTGATTAGGAGTCCGCCATTGTCCACACTCGAAATCAAcatttgtttttacattttactaattttgttttatttttaaattatttttgtttaatcctaagctttctttatttttgtttgtggtgtacaataaagtatattcatttcattcatttcaatATGCGAATTCCTGAAATTTGGCGCACATTTTAATGCCTTTTTCCTTCAAATATAGTACTCTATATCCTttcaagtattaaataatataaaattagttatgagtacttttgatatattgtcttgttacttttatttcagtGAAAACATGTTAGTGATTCATTTTTACTTCGAAGATAATTCATTCATGAGATTCACGAAAGGAGAAATATTCGGACTCACCGAATTTTTATGTAAGTCTttcttattatacaaataaaaaatgtctgGTAACCAACCATTTAATTAGCACTCGacattaaagaataataaaaaaagttatcttaTCTCTTGATTGACGGCGACGTAAATAATCGTATCACACCAGAAATAGTAGATTTTTATACGCAATAGAGCAACTATTGCTTAAAAATGGTCGTGGTGAAATAAGCCCCAAACCTTCAGGTGTTATACCTCGCAATGGGAAAGTAATAAACTGTTTTCATTTATTCTGCCAAATGCTAATTTACTCGTCTTATTACAAGACACTTAATTTTAGAAATGAGAAAAATGGAGTTTGAATTACTtaacgtatttatatttaattataaacaaaataaaattttaataatggaaaatttaataaaacagaggtttattaatgaatttcttatgaaataaaaaaacacctgGTGTAGCGTCGGAAAACATCGGAACGccgtcataataatttaatgcgATGATCGGTGTTCATTTTCAATCTTTTAATCATGTAAAATtcctattgttttttgttttctttatttttcttttttctgttatattatatagttattatgtttataaatgacTATAGCATAggtcaaaatttttttttgaatgatatCCCTTATTTTTTTTCAGCGAACACTGGCGGACTTCTCGGTCTCTGCATGGGTTTCAGTATGATGAGCGCAGTAGAACTCTTATACTACATCACATTACGCGTCTTATGTGTTGCCAGACAAAGCAAGTCTATACAaccatttcataaataaatgttttcaaactcagttaaaatgtttcatttaaagttaattttaaaaatcaggagcagagatggcccagtggttagaacgcgtgcatcttaaccgatgattgcgggttcaaacccaggcaagcaccgctgattcatgtgcttaatttgtctttataattcatttcgtgctcagcggtgaaggaaaacatcgtgaggaaacctgcatgtgacaaatttcatagaaattctgccacatgtgtattccaccaacccgcattggaacagcgtggtggaatatgttccaaaccttctcctcaaagggagaggaggcctttagcccagcagtgggaaattacaggctgttgttgttgttgttgttgtaattttaaaaatcagatcTTTTGATATCTGCTAACAGCATACAGATGGTTTGAGACAATAAatagtgtatttaaattttacattttattctgaaagacattattatattttcttacagtTATTCAATCAGTCTCAGACAATTGTCTGTTAATTCAATGTTGGCAACACAACTGTTTCCATTTTGtctattccaaattcaaaattccaCATTAAACTGAGACAGATACAGCACAAGGATACACACATTGTAGAGCCTTCCAAATATTCCGTTTATGAGAAAGAGCAACATGTCATtcgtttacaattttagttGAGATTGAGATTTACCaatttctacatttttttagCATAGCTTTACCAAATACTAACCAAAGACACCTAATAAAAATCTTAGGTTTTAATTTCAGCCAACATTAAACTTTCAATACTTGATAGTTCATTTTATATAACTGTTCTGTTCACTCAATGTTCACTTTAGCACTTAGTTCATGATTGCTGCCTTGGTTGTCCTTGTTGTGGCGGCGCAGGGGGTGCGGGGGGCGCAGGCGCGTCCGGCGGTTGCAGGGTACGCGTACGCCGTCGCGTGTAATGTTGCCATAACAAAATAGCTTGGTCATCCATAAATTTGCAAACCtagaataaataacaataagcctattaattttaacaaaagataCAATAACAGTGACTGATATTGAAGAGTTAATTAACAATGAGATAAGCAGCATTACATAATTGGGGAAATTATAATAACCTATTGACTGATATATAGCATTAGGGTATTGTAAtacagaattatattttatattacttatatagtaAGTTTTATTGCTGGTACCTTTCAGTGCAAGGTGTTCCTTTCAATAACCAAGtgtaatagttttatgttattaaaggaAATCTATtgaactttgtatttttataaattaatatcagtaATAACACCAACCTGAGCAGAGACACATTCCCTCCTGAATGCTTCATGTTGCAGTAATTCTAGGAAGTGCAAACACATGGGGTATTTCAGATAACGAGCATATTCAGGTTCACGCCAATACTGAAGATACTTCAGGTAGTTAATGAATGGCTGCTCCTTGAGATAGCCACGTTGTGctaaaactattacaaaaaataaaacaaattacatatGGTACcaataagtttttgttttattttgctggataattgtttatgttattgttaGACTAAAGGATACCTGATCATATGTGGTCACCAAGACCCATAGACATCagctttgtaagaaatattaaccattccttaaatatTGAGTGTTATGCGTCTTGGGGTTGCAGTTACATCTAGCTTAGTCACTGTTtaaattaccatttttttttgtctaatcAGACACAATCTTGAATTCATTCATGCTCTAGTATAACATTCCACTAAAATGACTTTAtaacttcatttttattttgccaTTTGATAttgattcaatataatttatgagcTACTTGCTtatcaaatatgtattattatatgaacaATAGTAACACCTTAACTAGATAAAAGTGTTtagtaaactaaaatataacctAAATACCAAAACTAAGTTAAGATGTTCTTAAATATAACAACTTCGTCGAAGAAGAGCTCTACTGTCAGCATCATGTTGTCATTTGGTGGTAATTGtgttattataagaaaaacagtgtaaatgaaaaaataaatacagaatttcatcgaaaaaGAGCTCTACTATCAGCATTATATTGTCATTTGGTGGTAATTGtgttattataagaaaaacaatgtaataaaaaaaaatacagaattatAACTTACAGTGAATATAATTAGGATTGGCTAAGCACTGGACAAATTCAAGTTCCACTTGAAATCTGATTCTGTTCTGTTCTTCTGTTTCCATGACtgaaataaactaatatatgttaaaaagttCATGTTACAACTTGACTGCAATTAACATACTTACTTATTATGAATTATCTGAGGCTGGCAAACACAAATTAGTAAACAGCACTATCAACaaggaataatataaataaacattactgtTTTTACCTTTTCCAGCCATCATTTTgtaaggttttttatttatgcgcttttatattcaaacaaaataaagaatttgtaTCAATTCAACTTTCAACATCAACGTTTAAAgagcaaaataataaataaaacttaattaactaAATGAAAGTTACAAATTTCAAAACAATCTACATTTTCATCCATATCAAATAgatgattcaaaattatatttatacaaagatatTATTTACGATTGTATTCAATTAAGCAACAAGTATAAAAACTTCGGGATTGAAACTGCAGCCAGCTTCTAAGTTCTAACTTTAACCTTCTAATAACTGACAagtgtcaaatgtcaaattataaGTGATTGCTGAATTTATTTCCAaagactataatataaattctataGTCCACAGTTAAAGCTAGATAAATTAATCtctattgtttattaaaagaatattaattatttagcgTCTCTTTAATAGACTACCAAAAAAGAAGATTTCTTGGAGGTATTAGTATCCTGTTTAAAGAAGAAAAGAAATGATCAGAAAATTGGGctatatttgatttgaataaataaggaaataataaaaatacgtgTGCGTCTCGACATCTTGAGAAAAGCAATaacttaaactttaaatttgaaCATCTTTAAGTTAAAGGGAAGCCACATTCAGAAAAactggcgccgtaacgcgttacgtaacgaagcggttATTTACCTTTCTATAATAAGTTTCACTTCAATTTAAAGAGTAAAAGTTATGcgatattaaaaactttaatcatCACCGAGTCAGGCCAATAAATCGAGGCCCTACCTAAAAATTTAAGGTTCGTCGGGTTGCGAGTGACTCTCTGCGTAATGTGTAAAAAAGATAAACTTCTGGCCATGAGACTAATCTTCATCTTGAATCTtcgctatttaaataaaatagtaacctTATGCGAATGCGAAAggacaaaataaatagattacatGTTAGCAACAGCGGCATTCACATTAAAacattgttcattttattcaaattataaattaaattaagtatgaaaaaagtattaaaatctaCATACATCCACTACAAAGTAATACATTAAAGTATTTGAAACAACGGATGTTTATTAATAGAATGTACCATTTTGGCCTGCAAAAGTAGATTCTTGATTCCCTTTTGCatgtttcaaatgttttaataacataatttatgatAACTGTAATCTTCCTCAATAATTACCTACTTAGAAATCAtactaaaagttaaaataatattatatacttgccATCTTTTACGATACAGCATAAATTAAATcccttaaaaaaatcaattcatgCCGAATGCCAAttaacgattattattataaaactgtaaagaaacttgcaaaatatttttaatttttccaccCTGAGACATACCGATTTCCGAATTCCGATTCTTGAAGCCGGACTGTCATTCAAAATGTTCAATGACAAACATGTTATTTAACtcgattttaacaaaaaatatttctaaaatatgcACAAGTACAACATGTCGTTTATATCCCCTAATTGCAAGAAGCGCAACAACCACCAGCAATGCCGAAACAGTGGACTTGGCTTATTCATCTTACGAATATACTGATAATTCTTCAGCGATGCCTCcactaattatattacatgGACTTTTGGGTTCGAAAAATAACTGGAACAGTATGAGCAAAGCTATTCATAAGAAGACTGGTAGGAAGGTCATTAGTATTGATGCTAGAAACCACGGCGACAGTAAACATTCACCTCAACACACCTACCTTCATATGGCGCATGACGTAATGAAGCTGCTCAAAAAGCTGGAAATATCAAAAGTCTCCGTAATGGGACACAGTATGGGCGGGCGCACTGCCATGGTGTTATCACTACTCTGTGTAAGTTGAAcgtaatttttatcaatataagaCAGAATTTGGTTACATATGGAATATACTGAAATGGACATGATTgcatgaataatatatattgtaatttcagtctGATTTGGTATCGAGCCTGATTGTTGTAGATATATCTCCTGTTAAGACAAGCCCACAGATATTTTCAATGGTAAATCTGTTTGATGCCATGGTCGCTGT
The Vanessa cardui chromosome 10, ilVanCard2.1, whole genome shotgun sequence genome window above contains:
- the LOC124532853 gene encoding mediator of RNA polymerase II transcription subunit 31-A isoform X2 — its product is METEEQNRIRFQVELEFVQCLANPNYIHFLAQRGYLKEQPFINYLKYLQYWREPEYARYLKYPMCLHFLELLQHEAFRRECVSAQVCKFMDDQAILLWQHYTRRRTRTLQPPDAPAPPAPPAPPQQGQPRQQS
- the LOC124532842 gene encoding protein ABHD11-like, with protein sequence MTNMLFNSILTKNISKICTSTTCRLYPLIARSATTTSNAETVDLAYSSYEYTDNSSAMPPLIILHGLLGSKNNWNSMSKAIHKKTGRKVISIDARNHGDSKHSPQHTYLHMAHDVMKLLKKLEISKVSVMGHSMGGRTAMVLSLLCSDLVSSLIVVDISPVKTSPQIFSMVNLFDAMVAVSIRSGIAMSKARKLADDQLKAIIPDVNLRNFLITNLVQTNNGAYTWRVNIPTLKENFQQNIATFPASLKGLQYAGPTLFIGGSLSDYIGKNDLPEIQEYFPLADLTFIEGAGHWVHSQKPEKFLEIVCKFLSEK
- the LOC124533190 gene encoding pickpocket protein 28-like isoform X2 yields the protein MSPMIVSINPENMPLHKLPFPAITICNVNQAKKSVAERYKKFGDSIDKKLLESLCSDQTDADIFEDNIAGSADWDHTRSFLINVTQPCNEMLSLCIWNSASMNCQDLFNAQLTDEGLCCTFNVVHRENMFRNPRDLNDMNITFPLPSVDWTPESGFPDNAPPDGFPWRAQGIGTDHGLTLVLDANVAEYYCASTKSPGFKILLHNPTETPNIAKLGEVYGPGIEARVSIQPRILDAQPSLKFIDINKRLCLFSSEKELVFYRTYTLRNCEMECEARIMLDVCKCVLYYMPKNKTTRVCGKGDAKCYGNMKKYVPRGRESACEECLPACTEISYFERPSSAMLSKFLVGHYIQSITLAQNKTPEYFTENMLVIHFYFEDNSFMRFTKGEIFGLTEFLSNTGGLLGLCMGFSMMSAVELLYYITLRVLCVARQSKSIQPFHK
- the LOC124532853 gene encoding mediator of RNA polymerase II transcription subunit 31-A isoform X1, with translation MMAGKVMETEEQNRIRFQVELEFVQCLANPNYIHFLAQRGYLKEQPFINYLKYLQYWREPEYARYLKYPMCLHFLELLQHEAFRRECVSAQVCKFMDDQAILLWQHYTRRRTRTLQPPDAPAPPAPPAPPQQGQPRQQS